GGTATTGACGGAGGGAAAAAACGAAAGGACGCAAGCGGCACATCGTCGTAGACGTGATGGGAAATCTGCTTGCAGTCGTCGTCCATGCGGCGAATATTCATGACACGAAGTCGGGCATTGAACCGGCAAAACTTGCTTTTAAGCGCTACTCATCCATCCAAAGATTCTGCGCTGACGCGGGATATCGCGGTACTTTTGTTCTTGATGTGGATAAGGCCCTTGGCCTTGGCGTGGACATTTCGGAAAAAATCAAACCGCACCAGTGGGAAAAGCTTCCCTGGCGTTGGGTGGTTGAGCGTACCTTTAGTTGGCTGAATAACTCCCGTCGTCTCAGCAAGGATTATGAAATTACTACCGATTCTGCTGAAACTATCGTTAAAATCTCTCACTTTCATACACTGCTTAAACGTTTGTGAATACAGGCTCTAAGAAACGGAAGCGTTGTCGGAGAGGGTGTCAATGTATCCTCGTCAATCCGGTTGTACCGGCTAAGGTTGCTTGGACTTATTGACAAAGTAGGGGAAACATATAAAGCAGCGAGGAATGAGAACTGTTCTCATTCCTCGCTGCTTTATATGTTGGGGATAGGGACATGAATTCGTATTAAGGAGGGCAGCTGTCAGACTGCTAAAATAAAGGGGATACAATTTCTCTCATGACTTCCCGAAATGTCTATTTTGAAACTTCTGGGAATAAAAAAATCATTTCCTTCTTTATTTGTCTTTATTATAACTTATCCGGGCTGAAAATACAACACTTTCTGCAAATCTATTTTTTAACTTATGCAATCACGCATTTCCGATCCCGTGAAGCGGGTTAAAAAACGAAAACAGTTTAAAGTATAAAAAACAGGTGTATCATCGAAAAATCTTTGCTTTTCGTCATACTTCTTTCTTTTCCGGGAATGTGTTATAATAACCTCACGGCATAAGCGAAAGCAAAGCTTCCGACGCCTGAGAGAACATTGAAGCATTTCATGCTATAATAACCTTATGGCGTAGCGGAGGTAAAGCTGCTTAGAGCAGTCGCGTATTATTACAGGTTTTGCGCGTTTCACCAACATGCTGAAATCGAGGGAAGCGGGCACGGGAGGAATTTTTATGGATCGGGACAGAATCAAAGCGGCTGTGACGGAGCTGCTTTATGCGGTTGGGGAGGACCCCTCCCGCGAGGGCCTTCTGGAGACGCCTGACAGAGTGGCGAAAATGTACGAAGAGATTTTCGGCGGCCTGAAAGACGACCCGAAAAAATATCTGAAAGTGTTCCGGGAACCGCAGCAGAGCGACGAGCTGGTGCTGGTGAAGGACATCCCGCTTTATTCGGTATGCGAGCATCATCTGCTGCCGTTTGTGGGCAAGGCGCACATTGCTTATATCCCGAAGGACGGAAGAATCATCGGGCTTTCCAAATTCGCCCGGATCGTCGATTGCTTCGCCAGACGCCCGCAGGTGCAGGAGCGGCTGACGGGCCAGATCGCGGATTTCTTTTACGAGCAGCTTCAGCCGTACGGCGTCGCCGTCCTGATCGAAGCGGAGCATCTGTGCATGACGATGCGCGGGGTGCGTGCGGCTGGTTCCAGAACACAGACCTCGGCCCTGCGCGGGATCATGCGCACCGACGCCAAAACGCGCAGCGAGGTTATGTCGCTGCTGACGGGGAGCAGGGAATCATGAATGGATTTCGCGCTGGAAAATATTTTCTTCCACTGGATAAATCTGCTTGCGTGATGGGTATATTAAATGTGACGCCGGACTCGTTTTCGGATGGCGGACTTTATTTTGACCCAAAGGCTGCGGCGGAGCACGCCCTCGAAATGCAGGAACAGGGCGCGGGGATCCTCGACATCGGTGCCCAGTCCACCCGCCCCGGATTCGAGAAGATTTTGCCGGAGCGGGAGTGGGAGCGTCTTGCCCCGGTGCTGCAAGGGCTTCGCGGGAAAATCCGGATTCCCGTCTCGGTGGATACGTTCTATCCCCGCGTCGCGGAGCTCGCGCTGCAAAACGGAGCGGATATCATCAACGACGTCACCGGATTCCAGGACCCGGAAATGTTCCGGATCGCCGCCGATACGGACTGCGGGTGCGTCGTCATGCACAACGGCCATGTGCTTTCCGAAGATCCGGGCGCGGATATTCTGGTGCGAATCAAAACCTTCTTTCTGCATAAACTGGAAGAAGCGGGAAAATTCGGAATCGCATCGGAGCGGATCTGCTTCGACCCGGGGGTCGGATTCGGAAAGACGTACGGGGAAAATCTGCGCATCCTGGCAAATGTCGGCCGCATCCGGATCGACGGGTGCGCTTTTCTGATGGCGGCGTCCCGCAAGGGTACGATCGGCAGGGCGTGCGGGAGCCCTCCGGCCGAGCAGCGGATGGCCGGGACCATCGCGGCGCACACCATCGCGCAGGCCGGCGGCGCGCAGATCCTGCGGGCGCACGACGTGCCGGAGGCGGTGCAGGCGGCCCGGGTTGCGGATGCGGTGCTGGCCGCGCGGGAAGGAAATGACGAGAATGGATAAAATCCTGATCAGCGGCCTGAAGGTGTTCGCGTATCACGGCGTCAATCCGGAGGAAAAGCGGGATGGGCAGAATTTTATCCTCGACATCTCCGCCGGCGTCGATCTCTCCAGGGCGTGCCGAAGCGACCGGCTCGAGGATACCGTCAGCTATGCGAAGATCATCAAAACCGCACTCCGGGCGATGACGGAATCATCCTGCGATCTGCTGGAGCGGGCCGCGCAGCGGGTCGCCGACCGGATCTTTGAGGAGTATCCGCCGGTCATGGAGCTTTCCGTGCTTCTGAAAAAGCCCGAAGCGCCCATCCGGGCGGATTTCGGGTATGTGGCCGTTTCGATTCACAGAAAAAGGGGGGAGCCCGTTGCGTAAAGCCGTGCTGAGCTTGGGGTCCAATCTGGGAAACCGTGTGGAAAACCTGACGAAAGCCATCCACGCCATCGGCCTGCTGCCCGGAACGACGGTGATTTTCACCTCGAAATTCTATGAAAGCCCGCCGTTCGACGTCCCTTCGCAGCAGAACGATTATATCAACGCCTGCATCGTGGTGCTGACCGATCTTTCTCCCCGGACGCTGCTCGGCGCCTGTCTCGGCATCGAAGCCGGCATGGGGCGGGTCCGCACGGAATATCACGGCGCGCGAGTCATCGACATCGACCTCCTTATATATGAAAAGGAAACGTGCCAGGATGGCGAGCTCCATCTTCCCCATCCGGGGATCCTGAACCGCGCGTTTGTGTTGGTGCCGCTAAACGATCTTTTTCCGGAGCAAAACGCGCTTGGTCTGGATTTCTCGGCGGCGTTTGCGCGCGTCAACCGTTCCAATGTTACCTTTTTTGAGGGAAAATGAGATTTTTTCGAAAAACTTTGAAAAAAGGGTTGACATACGGTAGTTGATTTGGTATTATAGTCAAGCGCCTTACAAAAGGGCGTGCGGTTCCGAAGGGCCAAAAGGCCAGGCGGAATCGGCCAGGACCTTGAAAATTAAACAACGCAAAGAAAAGAAGGACCCGTAAAATTTTGAGAAGATCATTTGCAAGAATGAGTACTTCCGGAAACGAGTTTGCCGGGAACTCGGGAAAAAGAACCGGAGAGATGCGCAAAGCGTATCGAACTTTTGATGAGCAGAACAAAAGCTCTGAAATAGATTAAAACGGCTTTAGCCGATTTAATACCATATTTTAGAGAGTTTGATCCTGGCTCAGGACGAACGCTGGCGGCATGCCTAACACATGCAAGTCGAACGGAGTGAGGCTGAAGTTTACTTTGACCTTACTTAGTGGCGGACGGGTGAGTAACGCGTGAGTAACCTGCCTTTCAGAGGGGGATAACGTCCTGAAAAGGACGCTAATACCGCATGACATATCGAGGCCGCATGGCCGTGATATCAAAGGAGCAATCCGCTGAGAGATGGACTCGCGTCCGATTAGCCAGTTGGCGGGGCAACGGCCCACCAAAGCGACGATCGGTAGCCGGGTTGAGAGACTGAACGGCCACATTGGGACTGAGACACGGCCCAGACTCCTACGGGAGGCAGCAGTGGGGGATATTGCACAATGGAGGAAACTCTGATGCAGCAATGCCGCGTGAGGGAAGACGGTTTTCGGATTGTAAACCTCTGTCCTTGGTGACGATAATGACGGTAGCCGAGGAGGAAGCTCCGGCTAACTACGTGCCAGCAGCCGCGGTAATACGTAGGGAGCAAGCGTTGTCCGGATTTACTGGGTGTAAAGGGTGCGTAGGCGGCTCTGTAAGTCGGGCGTGAAAGGTGTGGGCTTAACTCACAAACTGCGTTCGAAACTGTGGAGCTTGAGTGAAGCAGAGGCAGGCGGAATTCCCGGTGTAGCGGTGAAATGCGTAGAGATCGGGAGGAACACCAGTGGCGAAGGCGGCCTGCTGGGCTTTAACTGACGCTGAGGCACGAAAGCATGGGTAGCAAACAGGATTAGATACCCTGGTAGTCCATGCCGTAAACGATGATTACTAGGTGTGGGGGGTCTGACCCCCTCCGTGCCGGAGTTAACACAATAAGTAATCCACCTGGGGAGTACGGCCGCAAGGTTGAAACTCAAAGGAATTGACGGGGGCCCGCACAAGCAGTGGAGTATGTGGTTTAATTCGAAGCAACGCGAAGAACCTTACCAGGTCTTGACATCCAACTAACGAAGCAGAGATGCATTAGGTGCCCTTCGGGGAAAGTTGAGACAGGTGGTGCATGGTTGTCGTCAGCTCGTGTCGTGAGATGTTGGGTTAAGTCCCGCAACGAGCGCAACCCTTGTGATTAGTTGCTACGCAAGAGCACTCTAATCAGACTGCCGTTGACAAAACGGAGGAAGGTGGGGACGACGTCAAATCATCATGCCCCTTATGACCTGGGCTACACACGTACTACAATGGCCGCGAACAGAGGGAAGCAAGACCGCGAGGTGGAGCGAAACCCGAAAAACGGTCTCAGTTCGGATCGCAGGCTGCAACCCGCCTGCGTGAAGCTGGAATTGCTAGTAATCGCGGATCAGCATGCCGCGGTGAATACGTTCCCGGGCCTTGTACACACCGCCCGTCACACCATGGGAGCCGGTAATACCCGAAGCCAATAGTCTAACCGCAAGGGGGACGTTGTCGAAGGTAGGATTGGCGACTGGGGTGAAGTCGTAACAAGGTAGCCGTATCGGAAGGTGCGGCTGGATCACCTCCTTTCTATGGAGAAAAGGGCAGCGGAAGCTGCCCGGACTTCAAGGTCGGTTACGGAAGAAATCTTTTCGAAGCGTTGTTTAATTTTGAAGGCCCTGAAAAGGGACTTCGGCAGGCTGAGCCTGCACGGCAAGCTGAGCTTGCATGCACGTCGCGAACAGAGCCGGATGGAAACAGAAAGCTTTGCGCGCGTGCAGCCGTGCAGGAAGGCCTGCAAGAAGATGGGCTAAGTCCGAACCAAACAGCCGAATATACCTGATGTTCAGTTATAAGTGAATATGGGGGTGTAGCTCAGCTGGGAGAGCACCTGCTTTGCAAGCAGGGGGTCATCGGTTCGATCCCGTTCATCTCCACCAGGCAAGCTGAGCTTGCAGGCATGTCGCGCACGAAGCGTGCTCGAAAGAGTGAGTTTGGCGCCCGCGTAACTGTGTAAAGCGAAAGCTTGCAAAAAAGAGGGCTAACAGGGGCACGAAGGACACCGGATAGCCTCTAGCCAAGAAATGGGCTTATAGCTCAGCCGGTTAGAGCGCACGCCTGATAAGCGTGAGGTCGGTGGTTCGAGTCCACTTAAGCCCACCAAAGCTGCGAGAGCAGCTTGAACTGGGGTTCTGACGAGAACCACATAAGCCAAAAGGCAGAGTGTGATTCAAGTGGGGAGCCCACCAGCAGGCTGAGCCTGCACGCACGTCGCGCACAAAGCTTACTCGAAAAAGTTAGTAAAGTGCACGCGTAACTGTGACGGCGAAAGCTTGAGCAGGCTAAGAACCTGCAAAACGGCAGTCTGAAAAGTTCGCGAAAGATAGGTGCTTATTAGCACCAAATCAACCGCGGCGAGACGGACTTGTCCGCGGCAGTCTGAAAAAGGTTCGCGGGAGATAGGTGCTTATTAGCACCAAATCAACCGCGGCGAGACGGACTTGTCCGCGGCAGTCTGAAAAAGGTTCGCGGGAGATAAAGGTGCCTTTAGCACCGAGTCGATCGCGGCGAAATGGACTTGTCCGCTGTACCTTGAAAACTGAATAAAGAGTAAGAAGCAGATAAAGCGAGAAAAGTTGTTATTCAAATATTAGTCCAATATTGTTTGAAAACTACAATTAAGCGAGCCCTGCGTTTCCGAGCGAGTTCCGGAGCGCAGGGAAAAAAGAACCAAGAAAATCACATGGTCAAG
This window of the Ruminococcaceae bacterium BL-6 genome carries:
- a CDS encoding Tnp_DDE_dom domain-containing protein; this encodes MMGNLLAVVVHAANIHDTKSGIEPAKLAFKRYSSIQRFCADAGYRGTFVLDVDKALGLGVDISEKIKPHQWEKLPWRWVVERTFSWLNNSRRLSKDYEITTDSAETIVKISHFHTLLKRL
- the folEA gene encoding GTP cyclohydrolase I (Evidence 2a : Function from experimental evidences in other organisms; PubMedId : 1551827, 12559918, 14717702, 17032654, 31132310; Product type e : enzyme) yields the protein MDRDRIKAAVTELLYAVGEDPSREGLLETPDRVAKMYEEIFGGLKDDPKKYLKVFREPQQSDELVLVKDIPLYSVCEHHLLPFVGKAHIAYIPKDGRIIGLSKFARIVDCFARRPQVQERLTGQIADFFYEQLQPYGVAVLIEAEHLCMTMRGVRAAGSRTQTSALRGIMRTDAKTRSEVMSLLTGSRES
- a CDS encoding Dihydropteroate synthase: MNGFRAGKYFLPLDKSACVMGILNVTPDSFSDGGLYFDPKAAAEHALEMQEQGAGILDIGAQSTRPGFEKILPEREWERLAPVLQGLRGKIRIPVSVDTFYPRVAELALQNGADIINDVTGFQDPEMFRIAADTDCGCVVMHNGHVLSEDPGADILVRIKTFFLHKLEEAGKFGIASERICFDPGVGFGKTYGENLRILANVGRIRIDGCAFLMAASRKGTIGRACGSPPAEQRMAGTIAAHTIAQAGGAQILRAHDVPEAVQAARVADAVLAAREGNDENG
- the folB gene encoding Dihydroneopterin aldolase, producing the protein MDKILISGLKVFAYHGVNPEEKRDGQNFILDISAGVDLSRACRSDRLEDTVSYAKIIKTALRAMTESSCDLLERAAQRVADRIFEEYPPVMELSVLLKKPEAPIRADFGYVAVSIHRKRGEPVA
- a CDS encoding Dihydroneopterin aldolase — its product is MRKAVLSLGSNLGNRVENLTKAIHAIGLLPGTTVIFTSKFYESPPFDVPSQQNDYINACIVVLTDLSPRTLLGACLGIEAGMGRVRTEYHGARVIDIDLLIYEKETCQDGELHLPHPGILNRAFVLVPLNDLFPEQNALGLDFSAAFARVNRSNVTFFEGK